From Hippoglossus stenolepis isolate QCI-W04-F060 chromosome 4, HSTE1.2, whole genome shotgun sequence, a single genomic window includes:
- the arhgap35a gene encoding rho GTPase-activating protein 35, with protein MMMAKKQDVRAPIYNLVAVGLSGTEKEKGQCGVGKSCLCNRFVRPSADDFYLDHTSVLSTSDFGGRVVNNDHFLFWGEAGRTMEEGPECRMNVVEQTEFIDDQTFQPHRSTALQPYIKRAASSKLASAEKLMYFCTDQLGLEQDFEQKQMPEGKLMVDGFLLCVDVSRGMNRSFEDQMKFVTNLYNQLAKTKKPVVLVLTKCDEGVERYIKDSHTFALAKKNLQVVETSARSNVNVDSAFLTLVQLIDKGRGKPKIIPYFEALKQQSQQIASAKDRYEWLVTRIVKNHNETWPTVSRRMQSAPEYKDYIFLEGTAKAKKLFQQHVHRLKQDHIEKRRKAYLTTLPQALSVLLPELDEIDHLSWSGVQKVLETKRDFSQWFIVLDDTPWETTPHIDNIEDDRIPQDLLETPAAENIYETHLEQLRNERRRAEMRWEFKEKLSISPFITPGKPWEEARSFIMNEDFYQWLDEAEYLDIYNKHQKEIIDRAKEDFQELLLEYSELFYELEVDAKPSKEKMGAIQEVLGEEQRFKALQKLQAERDALVLKHIHFVYHPTKDTCPNSPHCVDSKLEQILASRFPTRYPSSDTSRLEGGRAERINLVILGKDGLAREMANEIRALCSSDDRYVLDGKMYELALRPIEGNVRLPVNSFHTPTFTPHGCLCLYNSKESLSYVVESIEKLRESTISRRERENSLAQLPLSLILVTKRGVGSIGDIGGETAQTLIQQGQQVAGKLQCTYLDPASPGMGYTRNVSERQINQMLKGLLDLRRSIGSSSPPLPPPSSAFRDSQSQPGLEADLRIVMCLMCGDTYDLDQLLAPFLLPQHCRPAFSLSSGTSILLDLSIGGQRQNIELSLLSFHSTFSLRKTRLVHGYIAVYSARRKASMETLCAFLCEVQDIIPVQLLAVGESQMELSDSESAKEQVSQGDELAHEIEARFNTVICGHGGVVGGLHKIDLFQPFLKDVVEKHTIVEATHMYDHVAEACTNDSISSRCGSPSPVNILMDSEDDIDPSPPYPTLREDGSLSSHLGSFKLPDLDSSDTFSVISELSTFESKLNNKIPPQVKPKPVRKVNLSPFMDTQGGTNRRSLPQAVTWAPGSDGGYDPSDYAEPMDAVSKPRLTEEENIYSVPHDSTQGKIITIRNASKGHSNGSAGGNGSDSEADSSSLERRRKLSAIGVKPKLYRDRSKRLGKFSSFRTSFSIGSDDEMGGPPKASQDDGGAQKENSIEEIEDPKRRNILKSLRRNTKKPRAKPRHSISKPCESNYFGVPLATVVSPERPIPVFIEKCIRFIETTGLSTEGIYRVSGNKSEMESMQRQFDQDHNLDLVEKDFTMNTVAGAMKAFFSELPDPLVPYHMQGDLVEAFKINDREQRFQTMKDILRRFPKENYEVFKYVTSHLLKVSQNNKLNLMTSENLSICFWPTLMRPDFTTMDALTATRIYQTLIESFIHQCMYFFYNQPLADGLPGSPTSTYSSGGTSAYSSMAGGYSSSPTPSPTPYVLPATPPVIPHYGPPLHHHHHHHHHHQSPPHSPPATPQSPIPALLPPSLHPHHPPTEQHTL; from the exons ATGATGATGGCCAAAAAGCAAGATGTCCGGGCACCCATCTACAACCTGGTCGCGGTCGGGCTGTCCGGCACGGAGAAGGAGAAGGGCCAGTGTGGTGTGGGCAAGTCCTGCCTGTGTAACCGCTTTGTCCGGCCAAGTGCAGATGACTTCTACCTAGACCACACCTCTGTCCTCAGCACAAGTGACTTTGGGGGCCGTGTGGTGAACAATGACCACTTCCTGTTCTGGGGAGAGGCTGGGCGGACAATGGAGGAGGGGCCAGAATGCCGTATGAATGTTGTGGAGCAGACCGAGTTCATCGATGATCAGACGTTCCAGCCGCACCGAAGCACAGCGCTCCAGCCTTACATCAAGAGGGCAGCTTCCAGCAAGCTGGCCTCAGCTGAGAAGCTGATGTACTTTTGCACAGATCAGCTGGGGCTGGAGCAGGACTTTGAGCAGAAACAGATGCCTGAAGGCAAGCTAATGGTGGATGGCTTCTTACTCTGTGTGGATGTTAGCAGGGGGATGAACCGTAGCTTTGAGGACCAGATGAAGTTTGTCACAAACCTGTACAACCAGCTAGCCAAGACGAAGAAACCAGTGGTACTGGTTCTTACCAAATGTGATGAAGGAGTTGAGCGCTATATTAAAGACTCACACACCTTTGCCCTTGCCAAGAAGAACCTGCAGGTGGTAGAAACATCAGCACGCTCTAATGTCAATGTTGACTCAGCTTTTCTTACACTGGTTCAGCTAATAGATAAGGGTAGGGGAAAGCCCAAAATTATTCCTTACTTTGAGGCATTAAAACAGCAGAGTCAACAAATTGCCTCAGCCAAAGACCGCTATGAGTGGCTGGTGACCAGAATTGTGAAAAACCACAATGAGACATGGCCGACTGTCAGTCGTCGCATGCAGTCTGCCCCCGAGTACAAGGACTACATTTTCCTTGAGGGGACAGCTAAAGCCAAGAAGCTTTTCCAACAGCATGTGCATAGACTCAAGCAAGACCATATAGAGAAACGTAGGAAGGCCTATCTAACTACTCTACCACAGGCCCTGTCTGTGCTGCTACCAGAGTTGGATGAGATAGACCACCTCAGCTGGTCTGGAGTTCAGAAAGTCCTTGAGACAAAGAGAGATTTCTCCCAATGGTTTATTGTGCTAGATGACACCCCTTGGGAGACCACACCACACATTGATAACATAGAGGATGATCGAATCCCCCAGGATCTTCTGGAGACCCCTGCAGCTGAAAATATCTATGAGACTCACCTGGAGCAGCTAAGGAATGAGCGAAGACGGGCTGAGATGAGATGGGAGTTCAAGGAGAAGCTAAGTATCTCTCCTTTCATCACACCAGGGAAACCATGGGAGGAGGCCCGAAGCTTCATCATGAATGAAGACTTTTACCAGTGGCTGGATGAGGCGGAATATCTGGATATCTACAACAAACACCAGAAGGAAATCATTGACCGAGCCAAAGAGGACTTTCAGGAACTGCTTCTCGAATACTCTGAGCTCTTTTATGAGCTTGAAGTGGATGCAAAGCCAAGTAAAGAGAAAATGGGAGCCATTCAGGAGGTGTTGGGTGAAGAGCAAAGGTTTAAAGCCCTGCAGAAACTGCAGGCAGAAAGGGATGCTCTGGTATTGAAACATATCCACTTTGTCTACCACCCCACAAAGGACACCTGTCCCAACAGCCCCCACTGTGTGGACAGCAAGTTAGAGCAAATTCTGGCCTCCAGATTCCCTACCCGCTACCCATCATCAGACACTTCAAGACTGGAAGGGGGTAGAGCTGAACGGATAAATCTTGTCATCCTAGGAAAAGATGGGCTAGCCAGAGAGATGGCAAATGAGATAAGGGCCttgtgcagcagtgatgacCGGTACGTGTTAGATGGCAAGATGTATGAGTTAGCCCTTCGTCCTATTGAGGGCAACGTACGTCTGCCAGTCAATTCCTTCCACACACCAACTTTCACACCCCATGGTTGCCTGTGTTTGTACAACTCAAAAGAATCCCTCTCGTATGTTGTCGAGAGTATAGAGAAGCTTAGAGAGTCAACTATAAGCAGAAGGGAAAGGGAAAACAGCTTAGCACAACTCCCGCTGTCCCTCATTCTGGTCACCAAGCGGGGTGTGGGGTCCATAGGGGATATTGGGGGTGAGACAGCTCAGACTCTTATCCAACAGGGACAGCAGGTGGCTGGAAAGCTGCAGTGTACATACCTAGACCCTGCCTCTCCAGGTATGGGCTACACACGCAATGTAAGCGAGAGGCAGATCAACCAGATGCTAAAGGGTCTCTTAGATTTAAGGAGAAGCATAGGGAGCAGTTCCCCTCCCTTGCCCCCTCCATCCTCTGCCTTCAGAGATTCACAGTCCCAGCCAGGTCTAGAGGCAGACTTGAGGATAGTCATGTGCCTGATGTGCGGAGACACGTACGACCTAGACCAGCTGCTTGCTCCCTTCCTGTTGCCCCAGCATTGTCGTCCTGCCTTTTCTCTTAGCAGTGGCACCTCCATTCTGCTGGATCTCAGTATAGGAGGTCAGAGGCAGAATATTGAACTGTCACTACTCTCTTTCCATTCCACATTCTCCCTCCGCAAGACAAGGCTGGTCCATGGCTATATTGCAGTTTACTCTGCTCGCCGCAAGGCCTCTATGGAGACATTATGTGCTTTCCTGTGTGAGGTCCAAGACATCATCCCAGTCCAGTTGCTAGCTGTAGGGGAGAGTCAGATGGAGTTGTCAGACTCAGAGTCAGCTAAGGAGCAGGTCAGTCAGGGAGATGAACTTGCCCATGAAATTGAGGCCAGGTTTAATACAGTAATATGTGGACATGGTGGGGTGGTAGGGGGCCTTCATAAGATAGACCTTTTCCAGCCCTTCCTCAAGGATGTGGTTGAGAAGCACACTATTGTTGAGGCCACACACATGTATGATCATGTGGCTGAGGCATGTACCAACGACAGCATAAGCTCTCGCTGTGGCTCTCCTAGTCCAGTTAACATTCTTATGGACTCTGAGGATGACATCGACCCATCACCCCCTTACCCCACATTGAGGGAGGATGGTAGCCTGAGTTCTCACCTAGGGAGCTTCAAGCTGCCAGATCTGGATTCAAGTGATACCTTCTCTGTCATTTCTGAGCTTAGCACCTTTGAGAGCAAGCTTAACAACAAGATTCCTCCTCAAGTGAAGCCCAAGCCTGTCCGTAAGGTTAACCTCAGCCCCTTCATGGACACGCAAGGTGGTACCAACCGCCGCTCTTTGCCCCAAGCTGTCACCTGGGCTCCAGGTAGCGATGGTGGCTATGACCCTTCCGACTATGCTGAGCCCATGGATGCTGTGAGCAAACCTCGACTCACAGAAGAGGAGAATATTTACTCTGTCCCTCATGACAGCACACAGGGCAAAATTATCACCATCCGTAACGCCAGCAAAGGTCACTCCAACGGGAGCGCTGGAGGGAATGGTTCCGACAGTGAGGCGGACAGTAGCTCACTGGAACGCAGGAGAAAGTTGTCTGCCATCGGAGTAAAACCTAAGCTTTACAGAGACAGATCCAAACGACTTGGCAAGTTCAGCAGTTTCAGGACAAGCTTCTCTATAGGCAGTGATGATGAGATGGGGGGTCCACCCAAGGCTAGCCAGGATGACGGAGGAGCCCAAAAGGAAAACTCCATTGAGGAGATTGAGGACCCTAAAAGAAGGAATATCCTCAAGAGCCTGCGCAGAAATACAAAG AAACCTCGAGCCAAACCCAGGCATTCCATCTCAAAACCCTGTGAAAGCAACTACTTCGGGGTGCCACTGGCCACTGTGGTCTCCCCTGAGAGGCCAATCCCAGTCTTCATCGAGAAGTGCATCCGCTTCATTGAAACGACCG gCTTGAGCACAGAGGGCATCTACAGGGTCAGTGGGAACAAATCAGAGATGGAGAGCATGCAGCGGCAATTTGACCAAG acCACAACCTGGACCTTGTGGAGAAGGACTTCACCATGAACACAGTAGCCGGAGCCATGAAGGCCTTCTTCTCAGAGCTGCCGGACCCTCTGGTGCCCTACCACATGCAGGGAGATCTGGTGGAGGCCTTCA AGATCAACGATAGGGAGCAGCGCTTCCAGACGATGAAGGACATTCTGCGCCGCTTCCCCAAGGAGAATTACGAGGTCTTCAAATATGTCACCAGCCACTTGCTCAA ggtGAGTCAGAACAACAAGTTGAACCTGATGACCAGTGAGAACCTGTCCATCTGTTTCTGGCCCACACTGATGAGACCGGACTTCACCACCATGGACGCCCTGACTGCCACCCGCATCTACCAGACACTGATCGAGAGCTTCATCCACCAGTGCATGTACTTCTTCTACAACCAGCCGCTGGCCGATGGCCTCCCTGGCTCCCCCACCTCCACGTACTCCTCGGGAGGAACCTCGGCGTACTCCAGCATGGCTGGAGGCTACTCATCCTCGCCGACTCCGTCCCCGACTCCCTACGTCCTCCCCGCCACCCCTCCTGTCATCCCCCACTACGgccctcctctccatcatcatcatcaccaccaccatcatcaccagtCCCCACCCCACTCCCCGCCTGCTACTCCTCAGTCCCCCATCCCAGCCCTGCTGCCACCCTCCCtgcacccccaccacccccctaCGGAACAACACACGCTGTGA